In the Urocitellus parryii isolate mUroPar1 chromosome 10, mUroPar1.hap1, whole genome shotgun sequence genome, one interval contains:
- the Amtn gene encoding amelotin has product MKTTILLFCLLGSTQSLPKQFNLGLAPTKPAPEQASQLNQQQPNQVFSSLSLIPLTQLLTLGADLQLFNPAIGMAPGAQTLPLTLGALNGQQQLQSQMLPIIVAQLGVQGTILSSEELPLAPQIFTGLLIHPLFPGGIQPTNQAGANPDAQDGVLPAGQTGVNPTNQGTPASHLATPTGTDDDEFGETTPAGIRRGTQTTYETTTESPNREFSHLGKCLQP; this is encoded by the exons ATGAAGACTACGATTCTACTGTTTTGTCTTCTAGGATCAACTCAGTCATTACCA AAGCAGTTTAATTTGGGACTTGCTCCAACAAAACCAGCTCCAGAACAGGCCTCACAACTAAACCAACAGCAGCCAAATCAG GTCTTCTCTTCTTTAAGTCTAATACCATTAACACAGTTGCTCACACTGGGGGCAGATCTGCAACTG TTTAATCCTGCTATAGGAATGGCACCTGGTGCCCAAACACTGCCATTGACCCTGGGGGCATTGAATGGACAACAGCAGCTGCAATCACAA aTGTTACCAATTATTGTAGCACAACTTGGAGTCCag ggtACTATCCTAAGCTCAGAGGAAttg CCATTGGCCCCACAAATCTTCACAGGCCTTCTCATCCATCCATTGTTTCCCGGAGGCATCCAGCCCACCAATCAGGCAGGAGCTAATCCAGATGCCCAGGATGGGGTCCTTCCTGCAGGACAAACAGGAGTAAATCCTACCAACCAGGGAACCCCAGCGAGCCACCTTGCAACTCCTACTGGCACAGATGATGATGAGTTTGGAGAGACTACCCCTGCAGGCATCAGAAGGGGCACACAAACTACGTACGAAACCACCACAGAATCACCAAATCGTGAGTTCTCTCATCTTGGAAAATGTCTTCAGCCATGA